TTCATACATGATGAggatcaggaaaaaaaaaccaatCAAGGCAGTCAAAGTCAAAATGCATGATgggcgttttcttccttgctgtCTGGGTGTGCCACCATGAGTTAAACGGCCTTGCAATCCAAATTTCCCACACATGCtctgaatgcacaaataattcacTTGTGAGTTTCTGCTTGAGATGGATGTGCAGCCTCGGTGGCAAACACACTACGTTCAATTACATCTGATGCACTTCTTGTAAGTACATCTGATGACATGTCCCAGTTCCCACTTCGCCGATCCCAGCTTGAGTGTCGTACCCGTACATCACTCCCAACTGCAGGAATATGTGATTCTGAACCTATTACTAGTTTCCCACTGGCCATTCCTTCCATCTCATTGCTGCGACGACCTCCCATTTCTACATCAACGTCCTCATAATTTCGCCGCTGAGAGATCTTCAAAAGATCGCTACCAATTTCAAGATCATCTTCAACTTTCGACCGAGGACCACCAACTGGTTCCTCTTCGACCTCCCTACCAAAGCTAACTGTTGGAGGTCGCACTTCCTCTTGTGCATAGGCTCGGAACTTGTGTTTAGAAGGTTTTGTCTTGCTACAGAAGACTTCTAGGAAGTTATTCAGGCATCCTTGATTATAGATATTAGGCCTGCTGTCTGATCTGTATCGAAAATTCTCGTACGTGGTCTGCAAAATCAATGCGTCAGAACAGAAACTGCAGCATTGCTCATTCATTGTACAACTATCATCAAAGGTTGAACAAATGATAGATATTGACTAGTAACCTAAATTCCCAATTACATCACAGAATATATACACAAGTAGTAGGCACGTGacctgattttttttaacattacTTGGACTCTTAAAGTTTGTAAACATCATATGTTCAAACCTAAATAACGGCAAGTATCCCTACGATTTTGTTACATAAATTCATAAAACTATAAGATTTTTCATTCTCCATGGAGCCACTACAGAACAATAGCTTCAGTGAAGCTAGCTGGTTGTTGAACATAAAAGATCTCACCTTTTCACATGGTTATAAAAGACATCACAAAACTTAATCATTAAATCATTATCATGAGCATGTCCAGCACTTCTGGCTAGCATTTGATTAGTCAAATATATATTTTAAAAGAACTAGCATTCATGAAAACAAATTCTTGGTcaagcaaaaataaaaaaagaattacTCAATCTTGTATCAAAGAAACTAACCTGGTTAGTGCTAATGAGGTACAGATGAAATCCAGTAAGTCCACCAACAAACCAGAGAGCAATGAAACAATATATCAAAAGCCCCAAAGAAGCTGGAGAGTGTTTGAAAGCCTTCCATACTGTTGGATAACCCTCATCCATGAGAAACTTGATGTACAAGGCTGACATTGCAAATACATAAATGCAGAGAAGAGTCGAggaagaaacaaacatgaaaaAGTACCGGTAATTGCGCTGCACAATGTAAAAGTGAGCCAATAAAGATCATGTTAAAAGAAGGTAACATAAGAGAAACTGAAGCAAAATTTCCTAGAGATTACAAGAAATCATTCTTTCAACATAAAAGGTTCTGAGCACCTGTCACTTCGAACTAAGTATTTCCAGTAGCACCTTGTTATGGAGAGGATTTTAGTGGGGTTGCAGAATTAAACAGTTATTTTGCTAGCCATAGTTTATACATAGTCCAAGGGAAACTATCATGGAACACTAATATAATGTGCATGGTGCAAATTATATTAGTGCCGCAAGATAATCAGCAAGAGAATTGAGCATGCATATTTCCACTCCTAGGATTTACTGCCAGTTATGCACATTTGATAAATTGGTCAGGATGGAATAAGGTCACATCCCACCTAATACAAACACAATAATGCGTCTATATTGagcatacaacaatagttacagAATACAGAAACATGTTATATGTGTCCACCAAGCATACAACAATAATTACAGAAGCATGCCCAAAAAGTGGAATTTTAGGCTTACAATGATGAAGTGTATCACGCTTATAACAAGGAAATACAACAGTTATAGATCAAGTATACTAAATAGGTAACACCAAGAACTGTGTTAACCATGTAAAGTGGTGCCAAATACATTAAAGATCTTGCTATGATATGATTGTTATTTCTTATCCAATCTTATCTCTATGCTCTAGATGAGCTCAAAAGAAGACATTAGAGAGCATCACATCACACCATTTCAATGTGATTGTCCAATCCAGATGTAAAAAAGACAAATGCACTAGAGGCATTAGATCGTAAGTTTAGGACCGACAAATTTCAAAGGAACGCACTACAAGGATCAATAATCTACTACAGAACTACTAAGATTAAACAAACAAGAGTAGATATGGTATGCATATGACATCAGTTAACAAGGCTCAAATTTATAGGTATGTGACACAATCCAACACCAAACAAAGCCCATACAGAAAAACTCATATAAGGCTAGTCCAACATGCCTCAGACACTTTGATATGCTTACACAACATTACACTATTTGAATTCGCACTCACTTTGCTCCTTACTTTTTTGTGCTCTACAGTACTTGAAATCCCCTTAAAGAAAAGCAGGTCGACTAGCAAAACACCTTATACCAGTACACCTTATACCAGTATGAAGCAAATGCATTCATAAGAAATAATCAGAGGGACAACAAATCTTGTGCAACTCGTCTTCTGGTGTCTAGTCATTCTAGGAATCAAGATATGAAAATTACAGGCAGAGATATAATTAACATGTTCAAGTTTTCTTCATGTTTGATAAAGATAAAAATATGAGAATTATGGTAGCTTTCAGTAGGAAAAATAAGATTATTTACCTGTCCAATGCACTGTCCAACCCAGGGGCAATGATGATCAAAGCGCTCCACGCAATTGTTGCATATTGAACAGTGTGAACACCGAGGGGGCCTGTAAATCATGCAGGTATCGCAATACTTCACTTTCACAAGCATCCCATTAACCATTACTTCCTTTACACGGGGGAACTGCAGCCTCCCAGGCGTGCCCCCAGACAATGCATTCCCATACGAGAACTCTTCCTCCGGTGGGTGTGCTGCGCGAGGCACAATCCCAGGATCCTGGGCTGAAGTAATCAAGAGCAGCACAAGCACCTGCAAACGTACACAGAAGAAAACCAATGTTCCGTGCTCAGCTGAGTGCATACTCCCAGATGCTCATTGATTAGTACCAGCAGGAATCAGCACACAGAACTCACATAGATCATAAACACTAACGCTACCGCAGGAATGGCATATCCCGCATTGTACGCCGAGAAATGGTGGCGGAGATGCCGAGCAACAAACGCGCAGAATACCAGCACCGGGACCACGATGAGCGAAACAGACAGGATCAGGGACTTGGCGTCAGGTCCGAATATGAGCCTCCCACCAAAGAGGAATTTCTGCAGACAGCGAGCGAACCACGTCAGAATGCAGCAACACCGCACATTGACACTTCCGCACACAGACACACAGCACGCAGCAGATATCATGATAGCACCACAACCAACGCATCCCAAGCTATCCGCTGTTCGTGCCTGGAACAGGAAGCGCCGAGAACAGTAGACCGCATACTGACATTAGTACTACAGACTACAGAGACCAGGTCTACCAAACGATACAGCAAGGAGCGGAATTCCCCAAGAAAGAACCGGACAGACTCAACCCAGATTCCCCAGTCCACGAAGCCATAAGAGGAGCAGAGGAAAGAGAGGGCAGGATCTTTACATTGTTCCCTTTCCAAGCCTCGTACACTCGCTGCGGCCGCGCCATGGGTGGGCGAATGATCCGGCTCCGGTCAGCGCGGCCTCATCCGAGGCGGCGTCCTCCCGAACCCGGCAGCTGAGCACGACGGAGTCGACACGCGCACGAGGAAATGGCGATTTGAAAAAGGAAAAGCGGAAGAATCGCTGAGGCAGGCAGGGGAGGGGGGGAAGCGGCGAGGCAGAGCAGGGAGAGGAAAGGAAAGCAACGCTGCTTGCGTCGCCTTTGTGCGTGGGGGGACGGGGAGGTGAGGTGTAAAACGAAAGCCTCTTTGAACGGAAAAATGGGTAAGATATTACGAGATACAAGCTGGCAACGGGGGGCCGGACAAGACTCAAGATGGGGTCTCACTGTCTCAGGCTCAGTGTTCTTGCACATGACACCTTGTGTTCTATAGAAATAGGCTGCACGTGTATGAAAGTAAGGTTCCTTCCTTTTAGAGGAAAATACCTATAGATAAATATTAGGGATCAATTTAGAGGGCTAAATTTTTATATGAAATAGTTGTAAAAAGGAAAATGCTCTTTTATTTGAAAGGGACCCTAAGTGGGTTTCATCCATGCAAAAATTTTCGGAAAGAGGAGTAGTCCGATACGTAAGCACAACATTTCTAGTCAAACTACTGAACCACACGTCTCTTTTTGGCGGGAGGTACTCCACAAGTAATATGTGTACCTTGCCTCGACCTGCGTACTCTGGTCTTGTATGAATATGCAGAAAGGGTGCTCCTAGGTGTGTTTGTTCGTGAGAATGACTCAAGGGGACACACGCACATGTGGACAATAATAATAATTCTAGACAATGAAAGAACCAAAATGCAATAATAATAATTCTAAAAGCAATGAAAGAGCCAAAATGCAAGGTGTGCATTTGACTTCCTGTCCATGAAACGTCATGAAGGGATATGACCTTGAAAAAGTAAAACAGAAACATTCAAATTATTTTCTGAAATTCAGTTCCAATAGTAGGAATCCCCTCCCTCGAAAATCAGAACGAGCTACCAAAAGATCTACTGAAATACTGAAGTCCAAACACGTGTGAGGGGCTagcccagcaggcagcagcagcagtccaTCTCCAATTCTCCACCAAAAGGCAAAGCGGCTGCAGATACTCCTATACACCGGGTCTACAAGGGACGCTGCCAGTGCCAGGTGCGTGTAGGGGTCCACGGGTGGTCAAACAGCCAAGTACTGTTCGGAACGCACCGTGAACCGGGCCCAGCCAGCGAATTGCGGGGGGCATCGAAGCTCGGAGGGGACGCCGGGTGGGGCCACAGGACAGGCGCCGGAAGAGAGCCCTACGGGGAAATCAGTGTCCTACACCCACCTGCGAGCCTAGGGTACTTGTGGCTCGTGCCCTTCGGCAGATCAGCCTTAATCTCGAAGGGCACACAAGATTTGATCAAGAGTTGGATTGTTATTACTGCTACTAGTTAAAGAAATGCACGTGTGGCTTCGCTAATCCAGTGACCGAAAGACAGAGGATGTCAGGATCagaataatataataatataggGATCAAAATAGTATATCGATGGATTGAGTTTGACGCTGACGGACCAGAACTGACGTGTATTTTTCATTTCCGTCAGACGTGTTTGTTTGCAGATTGAAAAGACTGACGCACAAATACTCTCCGGGCTGTTTGCTTCTTTAGGAGTTACTAAAATTTATGTTACCTCGAGatattaggagtattaaatatagattaattacaaaaccaatcgtacagatggagactaatttacaagatgaatctatgaagcctaattagtccatgatttgataatgtgatgctacagtaaccatttgctaatgacggattaattaggcttaatagattcgtcttgtgaattagcctccatctatgtaattagttttatgattagctcatgtttagtcctcataattagtattcgaatattcgatgtgacacgaactagagtttagtccatggaaccaaacacccccttagtcctCTATCGGAAAGGGAATCTCTCCGAAAGAAATCGAACTGCTTGCTGAAAAACTTTTGCAAACCTTTTGCTTTACAAATAGGCCCTCTAATGGTGGCCAAGCACCTAGAGCGAGGATCCGAGATGGGACCCCCTTTTAGAGATCCAGCCTGGGGTTGGTTCGTGCGTAGGGATTCGAGAGATGTTTAGGGTAACGTGTATGATTTTGCTAAGAGAgcttttagacaggttcaggtcGCTCGGAAGCGTAAcaccctatgtcctatgtgttTTGTTGCTTAGAGTTGTCTGTCTTGTGTTTGTACAAGAGCTTGCTTTTTATAGGCCAAGCCCATTAGGAGGGCTGATTGGGGTGAGCCTTGCACCCCAATGTGTGTGTGAACGCGGCGACCCAATGGCCGCCCTCTTGCTACAGTTCCTCTGATGCGCCATCCATTTGCCCTGACGCTCCCTTGTCTTGGTACGCACGGCGCTGGAGCACTCCGTCCAAGTCCTCTGTATGTCAATTCCatattttaccatcttactttgGTAATCCTTGCTTTTATCAGCCTGGCCCCACCGTCCTAGGATGGGGAGCGTTGAACCTAGCTCCCAGGGACCTTCCCGGGAGCTCTTTACCGCTTCCCGGGTCCACAGTGTGGGCCCGCCCTTCTAACCGAGTCCTCGGAGGGCCTTTTGCTGCTTCACGGGTCCTCAATGTGGGCTCGCCTCTTTGCTAGAGGGCGGCTGGAAGCCTAGCAAGGCGCTCTTGACACGAAGgcgacgcccgccgcctgtTGGACAAGACAAGTGAGACCGTCAGCCCCCACGCACCTAGACGCGTCCCATCAACCGTAATGATGGTGTTCTTACGGGGATGGGGCGCCTGCTGATGGCCTACCTCGACTGTTGCACCCTTCTCATGCTAGGATACGCCACCGCTTGCTTAGCTGCGAAGCAAGCCTTCCCTGGAGGCCTCCTCGGTCGCGTCCGTTCCCATCACGTGGGCCCTTGGCGGGTCCCGCAATGTGGAGACGATATTTTCCTGGTCCTTTTTGGGCTTCATATTTGGTGGCCATCCCCTTAGTGGGCTCCATGAAGAGGGAGCCTTTTTGGTCCTTTTTGGGCTTCATATTTGGTGGCCATCCCCTTAGTGGGCTCCATGAAGAGGGAGCCTTTTTCAGCAGGCGGGCCCTAACTATAAGTGCCTCCTGAAGGGAACCCCATTCCCTTAGCATTGACACCAGCCCCTAGCCTTATGTTGGACCGTCTTCCTCACCCCAAGCGTGGGGCCCAGTAGAAGAAAGGGGGCTGCCTCCCGATGCTCCCTCTTCACCTCGCGCCCTAACTCCTGTGTTTCAGTTGGGATTCCCCTAGATTCTGGGTCCTTCCCGTACTTATTTTTCGGCGGCCGTTTCTCGAAGTCGACGCGCCGCGCTCGTGGCTTTATAAGGTCGCATGGGCGAGCTTTAGGGCTTCCTTCTCCACtttgtcatcttcttcaactcttTGCCATAGCCAGGAATGATTGCTTCAGCCGCCAtgtgcctccgccgccgcagcatgATCCTCAGGTCGCCCACCTCAGACGCTCCACGATCACGTCCGCGGATGCTCTAGAGAAGATCTGGGCGATGCTGCCTCCGGTCGGGCCGGATGGTGGCCTGGTGATTCATGGAGCTACGGATCCGGCGACCCCCGACGAGCCAAGGGAGGTGGTCATgttcctccctttcttcttctgcgGGCTCATTCCCCCGTTCTCCACCTTCTTCCTCCGCGTGCTGGAGGAGTACCAGGTGCATCTGGTGCACCTCACGCCCAACGCTGTCCTCACACTGGCCATCTTCGTCCATCAGTGCGAGATGTTGGTCGGTGCGTGGCCTTCTGTCGAGCTCTTCCGCCACTTCTTCTACCTCCAATGTCCGAGCGCACCGGTCGGCAACGCTCCCCGTGTGGTTGGGGCGTGCTTCTTCAAGCTCTGGGCTGCACGCGAGGGGGAGTACATTGCCATGATCCTCCACGATAAGTGGGAATATTGGAAGTGGCGGCGGCTGCACATGAACGCCATCGTGTCCCACCAGCGCCTCTGCCTCCCAGCCTCTCGTCCGGTCCCTTGACACATGGTCTGCCTTGCTGGTCCTTGGAGAAGGATGGCAGCCGGTGCTAGACCGGATTGTCTAGCTGAGGCAGGCCGGGCTGACGTCAACCATGGTGGTGGCGGACTTCCTCCACTATTGTCTCACCCCCTTGCACGTGCGGGTTCGCCCAGCATGGTTCTACACTGGAGACGATGACACAACCCGCACACGGCGGGGGGCGGGCACGAACCTCACCGAGACAGAGATCTCGGAGCTGTTGATGCTGATCGCAGAGGTACGGGACCTAGCAAGGGGATCCGACCGAGGCATGGCGTGCCCCTGTGTGAGGACAGGGCATGCCACGCTCTCCTCTCGACGCTTCCAAAGACCGACGCACGCAGACTCATTGCACGTCATGCTCACCCCTCCCCCCGGTGGCATCTGCATCACGGGGGGAAGAGATGGATCCTTAGGGATGGCGGCCCCTAGAGGGGAGGGGAAGCATCAGCGACCCTCCTCTCCGGTCCCATTgggctcttcttcttcgtcgtcgtcgccaccctctcctccgcccATCTCGCCTGCCCTGGGGCAAGGATCGTCGGTAGT
This sequence is a window from Setaria italica strain Yugu1 chromosome III, Setaria_italica_v2.0, whole genome shotgun sequence. Protein-coding genes within it:
- the LOC101760930 gene encoding protein S-acyltransferase 8, producing the protein MARPQRVYEAWKGNNKFLFGGRLIFGPDAKSLILSVSLIVVPVLVFCAFVARHLRHHFSAYNAGYAIPAVALVFMIYVLVLLLITSAQDPGIVPRAAHPPEEEFSYGNALSGGTPGRLQFPRVKEVMVNGMLVKVKYCDTCMIYRPPRCSHCSICNNCVERFDHHCPWVGQCIGQRNYRYFFMFVSSSTLLCIYVFAMSALYIKFLMDEGYPTVWKAFKHSPASLGLLIYCFIALWFVGGLTGFHLYLISTNQTTYENFRYRSDSRPNIYNQGCLNNFLEVFCSKTKPSKHKFRAYAQEEVRPPTVSFGREVEEEPVGGPRSKVEDDLEIGSDLLKISQRRNYEDVDVEMGGRRSNEMEGMASGKLVIGSESHIPAVGSDVRVRHSSWDRRSGNWDMSSDVLTRSASDVIERSVFATEAAHPSQAETHK